In the genome of Desulfovibrio desulfuricans, one region contains:
- a CDS encoding M23 family metallopeptidase has protein sequence MSVSVPVRLIMALLTWSICLGGTAALAAPSLILDAPESVARGDAFPALAVSNAPAKTFTFRWLGKTYEARAEQVSTNTAAGATPRWQAVMLLPVPLEEKESARDLAVATGNGKDAPAATRQITFFDKDRPVQKITVDKKYVDPPAAEMARIKADRELVRQALAQRLPERLWVLPFVRPVPGDVSSLYGLKRVFNGQPRGVHKGLDLRGPQGQPVLACADGQVGLTGNLYFSGNVVYINHGEGVFTAYLHLSEILVQNGDKVRKGQVVGLVGATGRVTGPHLHLSLMVQGESVDPQPFLTTANAVKEKNP, from the coding sequence ATGTCCGTATCTGTGCCTGTACGCCTCATCATGGCGCTGCTGACGTGGAGCATCTGTCTGGGAGGGACTGCCGCGCTGGCTGCGCCCTCGCTCATACTTGACGCGCCAGAGTCCGTAGCCAGGGGCGACGCCTTTCCCGCTTTGGCGGTCAGCAACGCGCCTGCCAAGACGTTTACTTTCCGTTGGCTGGGCAAAACCTATGAGGCCAGGGCCGAGCAGGTGAGCACCAACACTGCTGCCGGGGCTACCCCCCGCTGGCAGGCTGTCATGCTGCTGCCCGTGCCGCTGGAAGAAAAAGAATCGGCGCGCGATCTTGCCGTGGCCACGGGCAACGGCAAGGATGCCCCAGCGGCGACCCGCCAAATTACTTTTTTTGACAAAGACCGCCCGGTGCAAAAGATCACTGTGGATAAAAAATACGTTGACCCTCCGGCGGCTGAGATGGCGCGCATCAAGGCCGACAGGGAGCTTGTGCGTCAGGCGCTGGCCCAGCGCCTGCCTGAACGTTTGTGGGTTTTGCCCTTTGTGCGGCCTGTGCCCGGCGACGTCTCAAGCCTGTACGGACTCAAGCGAGTGTTCAACGGCCAGCCGCGCGGCGTGCACAAGGGGCTTGATCTGCGCGGCCCGCAGGGGCAGCCGGTACTTGCCTGCGCAGACGGCCAGGTGGGGCTTACGGGTAATTTGTACTTCTCTGGTAATGTAGTGTACATCAATCACGGCGAAGGGGTGTTTACCGCGTATCTGCACCTCTCTGAAATACTGGTGCAAAATGGCGACAAGGTGCGCAAGGGCCAGGTTGTGGGGCTGGTTGGCGCTACCGGGCGCGTGACCGGGCCGCATCTGCATCTTTCACTCATGGTGCAGGGCGAGTCGGTTGACCCGCAGCCTTTTTTGACCACCGCCAACGCCGTTAAGGAAAAAAATCCATGA
- the xseA gene encoding exodeoxyribonuclease VII large subunit — MQEAILSVRELTEQLRKTLEGRFPFVWVRGEVTNLTRPNSGHVYFTLKDADAQLQCVWFRHMQRQTSQGFDPLTGEVFDSPRPSPLELLRNGLDVLCAGRITLYAPRGQYQLAVELMQPAGEGLLAQAFEASKRKLAALGYFNRERKRPLPHDPQRVALITSPTGAAIHDFMELASSRGSGARIRLFPALVQGAEAAPAIVRALQQANEQGWAQVIVLVRGGGSLEDLWAFNEEAVAEAVFESRLPVLAGIGHEVDVTLADMTADLRAATPSHAAQLLWPARAELFQLVDEAEAALVRAARRRLETAGQRLAQYESALRWFSPMRHQARLWEQLEGLHHRLQRAALQWVESVEARRDRLARALRTALSPARLDLLASRVDALAANMAAAMPRLLTAQQQRLDAAHQRLQTAEQEMLARSGRELDKLEFALSAANPLAPLKRGYALVRGADGGLLRSVAAAPVGSAISVRLADGSLAAVVSKVQPDAERSAASEVAQVAQKQGRKS, encoded by the coding sequence ATGCAGGAAGCCATACTGTCTGTCCGTGAGCTTACGGAGCAGCTGCGCAAAACGCTCGAGGGGCGTTTTCCCTTTGTCTGGGTGCGGGGCGAGGTGACCAACCTTACCCGTCCCAACTCGGGGCACGTCTACTTTACGCTCAAGGATGCGGACGCCCAGTTGCAGTGCGTGTGGTTTCGCCACATGCAGCGGCAGACCAGCCAGGGCTTTGACCCGCTGACGGGCGAGGTCTTTGATTCGCCGCGCCCGTCGCCGCTGGAGCTTTTGCGCAACGGCCTTGATGTGCTGTGCGCCGGGCGCATCACGCTGTATGCCCCGCGCGGGCAGTACCAGCTGGCCGTGGAGCTGATGCAGCCAGCGGGCGAGGGGCTGTTGGCGCAGGCCTTTGAGGCCAGCAAGCGCAAGCTGGCGGCTCTGGGATATTTCAACCGCGAGCGCAAGCGGCCCCTGCCGCACGATCCGCAGCGGGTGGCGCTCATCACCTCGCCAACGGGCGCGGCCATTCACGATTTTATGGAGCTGGCGTCCAGCCGTGGCAGCGGGGCGCGCATCCGTCTGTTTCCGGCTCTGGTGCAGGGGGCTGAGGCCGCCCCGGCCATTGTGCGGGCGCTGCAGCAGGCCAACGAGCAGGGCTGGGCGCAGGTTATCGTGCTGGTGCGCGGCGGCGGCTCGCTGGAAGACCTGTGGGCCTTTAATGAAGAGGCCGTGGCCGAGGCCGTATTTGAGTCGCGCCTGCCGGTGCTGGCGGGCATCGGGCATGAGGTGGACGTTACCCTTGCCGACATGACGGCAGATTTGCGCGCGGCAACGCCCTCGCACGCGGCGCAACTGCTCTGGCCCGCGCGGGCCGAACTTTTTCAGCTGGTGGACGAGGCGGAGGCAGCCCTGGTGCGTGCCGCACGGCGGCGGCTTGAAACGGCGGGGCAACGTCTTGCCCAGTACGAAAGCGCCCTGCGCTGGTTTTCGCCCATGCGGCATCAGGCCCGCCTTTGGGAACAGCTTGAAGGCCTGCACCACCGCCTGCAGCGGGCCGCCCTGCAGTGGGTCGAAAGCGTCGAAGCCCGGCGCGACCGCCTTGCACGTGCGCTGCGGACAGCCCTGAGCCCGGCGCGGCTGGACTTGCTGGCCAGCAGGGTTGACGCGCTTGCGGCCAATATGGCGGCAGCCATGCCGCGCCTGCTGACAGCCCAACAGCAACGGCTTGATGCCGCTCACCAGCGTCTGCAAACGGCAGAGCAGGAAATGCTCGCCCGTTCGGGGCGCGAGCTGGATAAACTGGAATTTGCGCTGTCGGCGGCCAACCCGCTTGCACCGCTCAAACGGGGCTATGCGCTGGTGCGCGGCGCGGATGGCGGTTTGCTGCGCTCGGTAGCGGCAGCCCCTGTGGGCAGCGCCATATCTGTGCGGCTGGCGGACGGCAGCCTTGCCGCCGTGGTTAGCAAGGTGCAGCCGGATGCGGAACGATCCGCCGCGTCAGAAGTCGCACAGGTTGCCCAAAAACAAGGACGGAAGAGCTGA
- a CDS encoding proline--tRNA ligase, translated as MRFSNCYIPTLKESPADAEVISHKLLLRAGMVRRLTSGMYTYLPLGLRVIEKISRVVREEMAVANFEELLMPMVQPADLWKESGRWEHYGKELLRFRDRNEREYCLGPTHEEVITDLVRGEVRSYRQLPVRLYQIQTKFRDEIRPRFGLMRGREFIMQDGYSFDATEEGSKQNYWACHAAYKRIFQRLGLKFRPVEADSGSIGGNFSHEFMVLADTGEDTIAFCHHCDYAANVERAEVVWNGQPCTQACAPAEKVATPNAHTVEEVAALLGVAASTVVKTMLFRVDGKPVAVLVRGDREVNDIKLKNLLAAQDVVMADAATVQELTKAPVGFAGPVGLGVPVYADAELQAGTDYVVGANAADAHLVHVDLKRDAAVAAWADLRAITPEDKCPRCGGRIELTRGIEVGHVFMLGRKYSDAMHAAFLDENGKEQIMIMGCYGIGVSRVAAAAIEQNNDEHGIVFPPPLAPYDCILLNLDPRNDEVTAKVEQIYAMLRDMGVDVLMDDRDERPGVKFKDADLLGIPMQLVVGGKGLAKGIVECKDRRSGEKGELPADAMTEAFTAWAAKVREGWEQQQG; from the coding sequence ATGCGTTTCAGCAACTGCTATATTCCCACCCTCAAGGAATCCCCGGCCGATGCCGAAGTAATCAGCCACAAGCTTTTGCTGCGTGCCGGTATGGTGCGCAGGCTTACTTCGGGCATGTACACCTATCTGCCGCTGGGCCTGCGGGTAATTGAAAAAATAAGCCGCGTTGTGCGCGAAGAAATGGCCGTCGCCAATTTTGAAGAGCTGCTGATGCCCATGGTGCAGCCCGCCGACCTGTGGAAAGAATCGGGTCGCTGGGAGCACTACGGCAAGGAACTGCTGCGCTTCAGGGACCGCAACGAGCGCGAATACTGCCTTGGCCCCACGCACGAAGAAGTCATCACCGACCTCGTGCGCGGCGAAGTGCGCTCGTACCGCCAGCTGCCCGTGCGCCTGTACCAGATACAGACCAAGTTTCGCGACGAAATCCGCCCCCGGTTCGGCCTTATGCGCGGGCGCGAATTTATCATGCAGGACGGCTACTCCTTTGACGCCACCGAAGAAGGCTCAAAGCAGAATTACTGGGCCTGTCACGCTGCCTACAAGCGTATTTTCCAGCGCCTTGGGCTCAAGTTCCGCCCTGTGGAGGCCGACTCCGGCTCCATCGGCGGCAACTTTTCGCACGAATTCATGGTGCTGGCCGATACGGGCGAGGATACCATCGCCTTTTGCCACCACTGCGACTACGCGGCCAACGTCGAGCGCGCCGAGGTGGTCTGGAACGGACAGCCCTGCACCCAGGCCTGCGCCCCGGCAGAAAAGGTAGCCACCCCCAACGCGCATACGGTTGAAGAAGTGGCGGCCCTGCTTGGCGTGGCCGCGTCCACTGTGGTCAAGACCATGCTCTTCAGGGTGGACGGCAAGCCCGTGGCCGTGCTTGTGCGCGGCGACCGCGAAGTAAACGACATCAAGCTCAAAAACCTGCTTGCCGCGCAGGATGTGGTGATGGCAGACGCCGCCACCGTGCAGGAGCTGACCAAGGCCCCCGTGGGCTTTGCCGGGCCTGTGGGGCTGGGCGTCCCCGTTTACGCCGATGCCGAGCTGCAGGCGGGTACGGATTATGTGGTCGGGGCCAACGCCGCCGACGCCCATCTTGTACATGTGGACCTCAAGCGCGACGCTGCCGTTGCTGCCTGGGCCGATCTGCGCGCCATCACCCCCGAGGACAAGTGCCCCCGCTGCGGGGGGCGCATCGAGCTTACGCGCGGCATCGAAGTGGGCCACGTGTTCATGCTTGGCCGCAAATACAGCGACGCCATGCACGCCGCATTCCTTGACGAAAACGGCAAGGAACAGATCATGATCATGGGCTGCTACGGCATCGGCGTTTCGCGCGTGGCCGCAGCAGCCATCGAGCAGAACAACGACGAGCACGGCATTGTGTTTCCGCCGCCGCTGGCCCCTTACGACTGCATCCTGCTCAACCTTGACCCGCGCAACGACGAGGTCACCGCCAAGGTCGAGCAGATCTACGCCATGCTCAGGGATATGGGCGTGGATGTACTGATGGACGACCGCGACGAACGTCCCGGCGTCAAGTTCAAGGATGCGGATTTGCTGGGTATCCCCATGCAGCTCGTGGTGGGCGGCAAGGGCCTTGCCAAGGGTATTGTGGAATGCAAGGACCGCCGCAGCGGCGAAAAGGGCGAGCTGCCCGCCGACGCCATGACGGAAGCCTTTACGGCCTGGGCCGCCAAGGTGCGCGAAGGCTGGGAACAGCAGCAGGGGTAA
- the ispG gene encoding flavodoxin-dependent (E)-4-hydroxy-3-methylbut-2-enyl-diphosphate synthase produces the protein MHKRTTRAIKLGGLSIGGGAPVMVQSMTNTDTRDAEATLAQIARLEARGCEAVRVAVPDEAAVAALHAIRAGTRLPLIADIHFDYRLAVASLEAGLEGLRINPGNIGPREHVDRVVDAAKAHGAVIRVGVNSGSVEKRLLQQYGGPCPEALVESALGHVRMLEARGFYDTKISLKSSSVLDTIASYRKLAEVCDYPLHIGVTEAGGLMRGTVKSAVGLGILLHEGIGDTLRVSLTADPAEEVTVAWEILRALGLRSRGPEIISCPTCGRTEIDLFSLARAVEDRLATSKADIKVAVMGCVVNGPGEAREADLGVAGGRDKGIIFRKGEVIRSVKGQDALLAAFMEELQQLLNEKESQ, from the coding sequence ATGCACAAGCGCACAACCCGCGCCATCAAACTGGGCGGGCTTTCCATTGGCGGCGGCGCACCTGTGATGGTGCAGAGCATGACCAATACCGATACCCGCGATGCCGAGGCCACGCTGGCGCAGATTGCGCGCCTTGAAGCTCGCGGCTGCGAGGCCGTGCGCGTGGCCGTGCCCGACGAGGCTGCTGTTGCGGCCCTGCACGCCATCCGCGCCGGTACGCGCCTGCCGCTTATTGCGGATATCCACTTTGACTACCGCCTTGCCGTGGCTTCGCTTGAGGCCGGGCTTGAGGGCCTGCGCATCAACCCCGGCAATATTGGCCCAAGGGAGCATGTCGACCGCGTGGTAGATGCCGCCAAGGCCCATGGCGCGGTTATTCGCGTGGGGGTCAACTCCGGCTCGGTTGAAAAGCGCCTGCTGCAGCAGTACGGCGGCCCCTGCCCCGAGGCGCTGGTCGAGAGCGCGTTGGGCCATGTGCGCATGCTTGAGGCCCGTGGATTTTACGACACCAAAATTTCGCTCAAGTCTTCATCGGTGCTCGATACCATCGCCTCGTACCGCAAGCTTGCAGAAGTGTGCGATTACCCGCTGCACATCGGCGTGACCGAGGCGGGGGGGCTCATGCGCGGCACGGTCAAATCCGCCGTGGGGCTGGGTATCTTGCTGCACGAGGGCATTGGAGACACCCTGCGCGTTTCGCTCACCGCCGACCCGGCGGAAGAAGTAACCGTGGCGTGGGAAATTCTGCGTGCCCTTGGTCTGCGCTCGCGTGGGCCGGAGATCATATCGTGCCCCACCTGCGGGCGCACGGAGATTGACCTTTTTTCGCTCGCGCGCGCGGTGGAAGACCGCCTGGCGACCTCCAAGGCCGACATCAAGGTGGCGGTCATGGGCTGCGTGGTCAACGGACCCGGCGAGGCCCGCGAGGCCGATCTGGGCGTTGCTGGCGGGCGCGACAAGGGCATCATATTTCGCAAGGGCGAGGTCATCCGCTCGGTCAAGGGGCAGGATGCCCTGCTGGCGGCTTTTATGGAAGAACTGCAACAACTGCTCAACGAAAAGGAATCACAGTAA
- a CDS encoding FlgO family outer membrane protein → MHIMPRLLILCALLLPLVPGCTKSGPSALSPGYTDAVELKLKSRELAEQMLATMPNDAIQGFVAMPTAFVNQNNTSQSSPMGRLMAESLFYEFNQRGFPTREYRLNGVINVQGGRDDLALAANQMVSTTGQKWAAVVVGTYYVDKDATFINARLVRTSDGLVLRTGQLVLVNTPIVERMAQADTPPPVKTADNSSAAKARPAPTSLYTPASSISSGTLTIKQGR, encoded by the coding sequence ATGCATATCATGCCGCGTCTGCTTATACTTTGCGCACTGTTGCTGCCGCTCGTACCCGGCTGCACCAAGAGTGGCCCGTCGGCCCTTTCGCCCGGCTACACTGATGCCGTGGAGCTCAAGCTCAAAAGCCGCGAGCTGGCCGAGCAGATGCTGGCCACCATGCCCAACGACGCTATACAGGGTTTTGTGGCCATGCCCACGGCTTTTGTTAACCAGAACAACACCTCGCAAAGTTCGCCCATGGGCAGGCTTATGGCCGAATCGCTGTTTTACGAATTTAACCAGCGGGGCTTTCCCACGCGTGAATACAGGCTCAACGGCGTCATCAACGTGCAGGGCGGGCGTGATGATCTTGCCCTTGCAGCCAACCAGATGGTCTCCACCACCGGGCAAAAGTGGGCTGCGGTGGTTGTGGGCACATATTATGTAGACAAGGACGCCACCTTTATCAATGCGCGCCTCGTTCGTACCAGTGATGGCCTTGTGCTGCGCACGGGCCAGCTTGTGCTGGTAAATACGCCCATAGTGGAGCGCATGGCGCAGGCAGACACGCCCCCGCCGGTCAAGACAGCCGACAACAGCTCCGCAGCAAAGGCCAGACCAGCCCCAACCTCGCTCTACACGCCTGCCAGCAGCATCAGCAGCGGCACGCTTACTATCAAACAAGGCCGGTAA
- a CDS encoding FlgO family outer membrane protein — protein MNRFFITILVLAALLFPLTAAAAGNVPKAAESLAKQLDEQLMMRFSGDSQDMSRKDRESLARARIMIMGTTPVNINNLDEASPLARQMTEEISRWLINAGYRFQELRKGRDIRFDKLKGEFILTRDVRQLSSSSGTSQAVLAGTYIATSEQVRFSIRLIHTSSNEVLAMATATVPITDDLRPLVREAGPGDGLTPTVRTRLQ, from the coding sequence ATGAACCGCTTTTTTATCACCATTCTTGTACTTGCGGCCCTGCTGTTTCCCCTTACGGCAGCGGCGGCGGGCAATGTGCCCAAGGCGGCAGAAAGCCTCGCCAAACAGCTTGACGAGCAGCTCATGATGCGTTTTTCGGGCGACAGCCAGGACATGAGCCGCAAGGACCGCGAATCCCTGGCCAGGGCGCGCATCATGATCATGGGCACTACCCCCGTGAACATCAACAACCTTGACGAGGCCTCGCCCCTGGCCCGCCAGATGACGGAAGAAATCTCGCGCTGGCTCATCAATGCGGGCTACCGATTTCAGGAGCTGCGCAAGGGCCGCGACATACGCTTTGACAAGCTCAAGGGCGAGTTTATCCTCACCCGCGACGTGCGCCAGCTTTCCAGCTCCAGCGGCACAAGCCAGGCCGTGCTGGCGGGCACGTACATTGCCACCAGCGAGCAGGTGCGCTTCAGCATCCGCCTTATCCACACCTCAAGCAACGAGGTGCTGGCCATGGCCACGGCCACGGTGCCCATTACGGACGATCTGCGCCCCCTGGTGCGCGAGGCGGGCCCCGGCGACGGCCTGACGCCCACCGTGCGCACGCGCCTGCAGTAG
- the ychF gene encoding redox-regulated ATPase YchF: protein MSLSIGIVGLPNVGKSTLFNALTKAQNAQAANYPFCTIEPNKATVAVPDKRVDALTAKAKPKKTIYASVDFIDIAGLVRGASKGEGLGNQFLGNIRECAAIVHVVRCFEDENITHVDGDVDPLRDVDTIETELLLADLQSVEKRLDKLQKLAKGSKDAKAAAEIMQTLLAQLNDGKPARGFSLPENELFMTTWRELGLLTAKPVIYCANVDEAAVADGNGFSATLEAFARERQAGFARICAKLEEELQGLPDEEQAELLASYGIDESGLVRIIHTGYDTLGLCSYFTAGPDEVRAWTIHKGWKAPQAAGVIHTDFERGFIRAEVISYDDYMSHESEAACRADGVLRVEGKEYLVSDGDIMHFLFNV, encoded by the coding sequence ATGTCGCTCAGCATTGGTATTGTGGGCCTGCCAAACGTAGGCAAATCAACCCTGTTCAACGCCCTGACCAAAGCCCAGAACGCTCAGGCCGCCAACTACCCCTTTTGCACCATCGAGCCCAACAAGGCCACCGTGGCCGTGCCGGACAAGCGGGTGGACGCGCTGACCGCCAAGGCCAAGCCCAAAAAGACCATCTACGCCAGCGTTGATTTTATCGACATTGCCGGTCTGGTGCGCGGGGCCAGCAAGGGCGAAGGGCTGGGCAACCAGTTTTTGGGCAATATACGTGAATGCGCGGCCATTGTGCATGTGGTGCGCTGCTTTGAAGATGAAAACATCACGCATGTGGACGGCGACGTTGACCCACTGCGCGATGTGGACACCATTGAAACGGAACTTTTGCTGGCCGACCTGCAAAGTGTTGAAAAACGTCTGGACAAGCTGCAAAAGCTGGCCAAGGGCAGCAAGGACGCCAAGGCGGCCGCTGAAATAATGCAGACCCTGCTGGCCCAGCTCAACGACGGCAAACCGGCGCGCGGCTTTAGCCTGCCGGAAAACGAACTGTTCATGACCACCTGGCGCGAGCTGGGGCTGCTCACGGCCAAGCCCGTCATATACTGCGCCAATGTGGATGAAGCCGCCGTGGCCGACGGCAACGGATTTTCCGCCACGCTTGAGGCTTTTGCCAGGGAGCGTCAGGCGGGTTTTGCTCGCATCTGCGCCAAGCTTGAGGAAGAGCTGCAGGGCCTGCCCGACGAGGAACAGGCCGAGCTGCTGGCCTCGTACGGCATTGACGAAAGCGGCCTTGTGCGCATCATCCACACCGGCTACGACACCCTTGGCCTGTGCAGCTACTTTACCGCCGGGCCGGACGAAGTGCGCGCCTGGACGATCCACAAGGGCTGGAAGGCCCCGCAGGCGGCTGGCGTCATTCATACCGATTTTGAACGAGGCTTTATCCGCGCCGAAGTGATCTCGTACGACGACTACATGAGCCACGAGAGCGAGGCTGCCTGCCGCGCCGACGGAGTGCTGCGCGTGGAAGGCAAGGAATACCTCGTCAGCGACGGCGACATCATGCACTTTTTGTTCAACGTCTAG
- a CDS encoding glycosyltransferase family 2 protein, giving the protein MKTSVIIPVHNYAQYLPETIKNVQDQAGQFELEIIAVDDGSTDNSLNVLESIAEQKGSRLRVISIAHAGVSAARNAGIKKADGDAVLFLDADDLIVPEYLSAQSAMLLNTPSADAVISNCLIFDRENHQISMWGLCKSDFALHLCASNIAPIHSFMVRRSLVEDVGLFDESLLAHEDYEYWLRAAVSEKNFVVNNSALALYRKHSQSLSTNREIMGDTELEILHRIDKALEKTMARNGNFPPQGVSAGYIARAASILGKAVALKDVSYEESMKVVRLASISLCKSLKFYIPEAIKNNDTLKLYLCHLRMHARHFEDCGYLADALSAVLGRFTEIAMLPLDAQVLNSLFEATVIPSSVRESLARAFLMKYRAMI; this is encoded by the coding sequence ATGAAAACATCAGTGATTATTCCCGTACATAACTATGCACAATATCTGCCTGAAACAATAAAGAATGTTCAAGATCAGGCAGGGCAATTTGAGCTCGAAATTATTGCAGTTGACGACGGCTCAACAGACAACAGCCTGAATGTTCTTGAAAGCATCGCTGAGCAAAAGGGGAGCCGCCTTCGCGTTATCAGTATTGCGCACGCGGGGGTTTCCGCTGCTAGAAATGCGGGGATTAAAAAGGCTGATGGGGATGCGGTTCTTTTTCTGGACGCGGATGATCTGATCGTCCCTGAGTATCTGAGTGCGCAGAGCGCAATGCTTCTGAATACTCCCTCCGCTGATGCCGTAATCAGTAATTGCCTTATTTTTGACAGGGAAAATCATCAGATCAGCATGTGGGGCCTGTGCAAAAGTGATTTTGCACTGCATCTTTGCGCCTCAAACATTGCGCCAATACACTCATTTATGGTGCGGCGCAGTCTTGTGGAGGATGTGGGCCTTTTTGACGAATCGCTATTGGCGCATGAAGACTACGAGTACTGGTTGCGGGCAGCGGTAAGTGAAAAGAATTTTGTAGTCAATAACAGTGCGCTGGCGCTGTACAGAAAGCATTCGCAGTCTTTGTCCACCAACAGGGAAATTATGGGGGACACGGAACTGGAGATACTTCACCGCATCGACAAAGCGTTAGAAAAAACCATGGCACGCAATGGGAACTTTCCGCCGCAAGGAGTCTCGGCTGGCTATATTGCGCGTGCGGCATCAATACTGGGCAAGGCTGTTGCCCTAAAAGACGTGTCGTATGAAGAATCCATGAAGGTAGTACGGTTAGCGTCCATATCATTGTGCAAAAGCTTGAAATTTTACATCCCGGAAGCAATCAAAAACAATGACACCCTCAAATTGTATTTATGTCACTTGCGCATGCATGCCCGGCATTTTGAAGATTGCGGCTATCTTGCCGATGCTTTGAGCGCAGTGCTTGGGAGGTTTACGGAAATTGCAATGCTCCCCTTGGACGCGCAGGTGCTCAATTCTCTTTTTGAAGCAACTGTGATCCCGAGCAGTGTTCGTGAATCGTTAGCCAGAGCATTTCTCATGAAATACCGGGCGATGATCTGA
- the ftsZ gene encoding cell division protein FtsZ translates to MAQSIIDDIDTSLASNAKIKVIGVGGGGGNAVQNMIASGLRGVQFVCANTDVQALNKNGASVKVQLGEKLTKGLGAGANPSIGREAAVESVGSIREAIGDADMVFVTAGMGGGTGTGAAPVVAQAAKEMGALTVGVVTKPFSFEGAKRKRAAEAGLEEFKQHVDCLITIPNDRLLAFAPKKAPFSEMLQKANDVLYYAVKGISDVIVGEGLINLDFADVRTTMAEAGLALMGTGIASGENRAREAAQRAIMSPLLEDVSLEGAKAVLYNITAPTDITADEIAEIGEIIGDATPEDANIIFGVVFDDNIGDEIRLTVIATGIDSPQVIQPVQAPAATVTNFRKPGPDAVVAEPRRATSRLAQQNMMDEQERAETRLPQTPRRAEVERWYDENSSRPSYLQKREVVGQPRRRAHNPGHEDFTYDEDDFEIPTFIRTQAD, encoded by the coding sequence ATGGCTCAGTCTATCATAGATGATATCGATACCTCGTTGGCCAGCAATGCCAAGATCAAAGTCATTGGCGTAGGCGGCGGCGGCGGTAACGCTGTGCAGAACATGATTGCCTCTGGCTTGCGCGGAGTCCAGTTTGTTTGCGCCAATACCGATGTACAGGCGTTGAACAAGAACGGCGCTTCCGTCAAGGTGCAGCTGGGCGAAAAGCTCACCAAAGGTCTTGGCGCCGGCGCCAACCCCTCCATTGGCCGCGAGGCTGCCGTGGAAAGTGTGGGCAGCATTCGTGAAGCTATCGGCGACGCCGACATGGTCTTTGTCACCGCTGGCATGGGCGGCGGCACCGGCACCGGCGCGGCCCCTGTGGTGGCTCAGGCCGCCAAGGAAATGGGCGCGCTTACCGTTGGTGTGGTGACCAAGCCCTTCAGCTTTGAAGGCGCCAAACGCAAACGTGCCGCCGAAGCCGGGCTTGAGGAGTTCAAGCAGCATGTTGACTGCCTGATCACCATTCCCAATGATCGCCTGCTTGCTTTTGCTCCCAAAAAAGCGCCTTTCTCCGAAATGCTGCAGAAAGCCAACGATGTGCTGTACTACGCCGTCAAGGGCATCTCTGACGTTATCGTGGGTGAAGGCCTGATCAACCTCGACTTTGCAGACGTGCGCACCACCATGGCCGAAGCCGGTCTGGCCCTGATGGGCACGGGCATCGCTTCTGGCGAAAACCGCGCCCGCGAGGCCGCGCAGCGCGCCATCATGAGCCCGCTGCTCGAAGATGTTTCGCTTGAGGGCGCCAAGGCCGTGCTCTACAACATCACCGCGCCCACTGACATCACCGCTGACGAAATCGCAGAAATTGGCGAAATCATTGGTGATGCCACGCCCGAAGACGCCAACATCATATTTGGCGTCGTGTTTGACGACAATATCGGCGACGAAATTCGCCTTACGGTCATTGCCACCGGCATTGACTCTCCTCAGGTCATCCAGCCCGTGCAGGCCCCTGCCGCCACGGTCACCAACTTCCGCAAGCCTGGCCCGGACGCAGTGGTTGCCGAACCGCGCCGCGCCACCTCGCGCCTTGCACAGCAAAATATGATGGACGAGCAGGAACGTGCGGAAACGCGCCTGCCGCAGACCCCCCGCCGTGCTGAAGTGGAACGCTGGTATGATGAAAACAGCAGCCGTCCTTCGTACCTGCAGAAGCGTGAAGTTGTAGGCCAGCCGCGCCGCCGTGCGCACAATCCCGGCCATGAAGACTTCACCTATGACGAAGATGATTTTGAAATTCCAACCTTCATTCGCACGCAGGCTGACTAG